The Coregonus clupeaformis isolate EN_2021a unplaced genomic scaffold, ASM2061545v1 scaf0987, whole genome shotgun sequence genome includes a region encoding these proteins:
- the LOC121547899 gene encoding adhesion G-protein coupled receptor G7-like, with the protein MLFKPTAVPNASLYDFACVSWNYTLKDWSTYGCSKVNHSEDGLQCFCNHTTNFAVLMSFRNDFKYAEVLNWITTLGCSMSIIGLSLTITFQIATRKSRKTNPTVLLVSVCVCLLIFTLLFMLGVDNPHKQLEKPEIQEDNILPPSDTHTERDRGPCTAVTVLLQYFLLGTFTWNTLYATHVFLMIRNSLATSPSHFTAYTVAIGWGLPAVVVALTLGISYRVDDPLGYRQEEFCWLAALDPKGNFDFKLPMFWGFLIPVAFMLIFNMVVLVYFVVTTSKTNPHITSTRHTSMKKKFLSSFSLAVVLGLSWILGYLLLITQNQTMYTILNISFCVLTTTQGLQVFILFTARTAIVKKKMSSALKSVSSAGIPLHTKKYSLWRGEQSEKVESYTQQDTDLSFLPCSSQTSN; encoded by the exons ATGCTCTTCAAGCCTACA GCTGTCCCCAACGCCTCCCTCTATGACTTTGCCTGCGTGTCGTGGAACTACACGTTGAAAGACTGGAGCACCTATGGCTGCTCCAAAGTCAACCACTCAGAAGACGGCCTGCAATGTTTCTGTAATCACACCACTAACTTCGCTGTGCTCATG TCATTCAGGAATGATTTTAAGTACGCTGAAGTTCTAAACTGGATCACCACATTGGGATGCTCCATGTCCATCATAGGGTTGAGTTTAACAATAACATTCCAGATCGCAACCAG GAAATCACGCAAAACCAACCCAACGGTCCTTTTAGTGAGCGTCTGCGTGTGTCTCCTGATCTTCACCCTCCTCTTCATGTTGGGGGTGGACAACCCTCATAAAcagctggagaaacctgaaatACAGGAGGACAACATTCTCCCCCCgtccgacacacacacagagcgggaCAGAGGCCCCTGTACTGCAGTCACAGTCCTGCTGCAGTACTTCCTGTTGGGGACGTTCACCTGGAACACGCTGTACGCCACACATGTCTTCCTGATGATCAGAAACAGCCTGGCCACCAGCCCGTCACACTTCACAGCCTATACTGTGGCCATCGGATGGG GACTGCCTGCGGTTGTGGTGGCCCTCACCTTAGGAATTAGTTACAGAGTGGATGATCCACTGGGTTACAGGCAGGAGGAATT TTGCTGGCTTGCTGCCCTCGATCCAAAGGGGAACTTTGACTTCAAGCTGCCAATGTTTTGGGGGTTCCTGATCCCTGTGGCGTTCATGCTTATCTTCAACATGGTGGTGTTGGTATATTTTGTAGTTACCACATCCAAGACCAACCcacatataaccag TACAAGACACACATCGATGAAGAAGAAATTCCTCAGTAGCTTTTCTCTGGCTGTGGTGCTCGGTCTCTCCTGGATCCTGGGCTATCTGTTGCTCATTACACAGAACCAGACCATGTACACCATACTCAACATCTCCTTCTGTGTACTCACCACCACTCAG GGCTTGCAGGTTTTCATTCTGTTCACAGCAAGAACAGCAATTGTCAAGAAAAAGATGTCAAGTGCTTTGAAATCTGTCTCTAGCGCTGGGATCCCTCTTCACACCAAGAAGTACAGTCTATGGCGAGGCGAGCAAAGTGAAAAAGTAGAATCATACACACAGCAGGACACTGATCTGTCATTTCTACCTTGTTCCTCACAGACATCTAACTGA
- the LOC121547828 gene encoding protein jagunal homolog 1-B-like, whose amino-acid sequence MIWLLLAAQVTVTQLNLVSHSVVAAPYQWEYPYLLSIIPSLFSFMALPKNNISYLVISMTSAGFFCIAPLIYGGVEMFPVVNPMFLDLWVK is encoded by the coding sequence ATGATCTGGCTCCTCTTAGCTGCCCAGGTGACGGTGACCCAGCTGAACCTGGTGTCCCACAGCGTGGTGGCTGCTCCCTACCAGTGGGAGTACCCCTACCTGCTCAGTATCATCCCCTCCCTCTTCAGCTTCATGGCCCTGCCCAAAAACAACATCAGCTACCTGGTGATCTCCATGACCAGTGCTGGGTTCTTCTGCATAGCGCCGCTCATCTACGGGGGTGTGGAGATGTTCCCGGTTGTGAATCCAATGTTTTTAGATTTGTGGGTGAAGTAG